From Loxodonta africana isolate mLoxAfr1 chromosome 2, mLoxAfr1.hap2, whole genome shotgun sequence, the proteins below share one genomic window:
- the LOC100656723 gene encoding trefoil factor 3 has product MEARALWLLAMVLALGFYRSAGEYIGLSANQCAVPAKDRVDCGYPQVTPEQCNSRGCCFDSSIRGVPWCFKPLQETECTF; this is encoded by the exons ATGGAGGCCCGAGCGCTCTGGCTGCTAGCCATGGTCCTGGCCTTGGGGTTTTACAGATCAGCTGGAGAGTATATCGGCCTGT CGGCGAACCAGTGTGCTGTTCCGGCCAAGGATAGGGTGGACTGCGGCTACCCCCAGGTCACCCCAGAGCAGTGCAACAGCAGAGGCTGTTGCTTCGACTCCAGCATCCGTGGTGTGCCCTGGTGCTTCAAGCCTCTCCAGGAAACAG